A window of the Lactuca sativa cultivar Salinas chromosome 7, Lsat_Salinas_v11, whole genome shotgun sequence genome harbors these coding sequences:
- the LOC111906844 gene encoding lysine-specific demethylase JMJ28 produces MKENGGGGDSLPDEQRCKRSDGRKWRCGRPVMDGRTLCETHFLQGRHRQHKEPVPENLKLERQITNRKSEEKNPTEKSEIRANGNVDSSNLPRKRGKRKLLDEENTGESHETRQKGVVGSSNLHRKLRKRNQKEAKSKSSMDISEDLDDALRKMNLKKGDLQLDLIRGCLNRQIEKKKGKQPQKEDIVKEDIVKELKYGRLEISQSSPSTTPITVNNAALLNGKIGVSPSSSMPTRFFRSKNIDRVPIATMQILPSIKANVKAATKKCHWCRMCSYRVLVKCLTCKKQFFCEDCIRQRLLDKADVKKQCPVCHGTCNCKLCIRGKSKEVKSKVQDLVVYSGEGKFDKGQQHLYMIHLLLPLLEQVNQEKIIELDIEAKIKGEDQSELQIQNAIGSPKQRCCGFCKACIVDVHRSCGKCSYILCLPCCQEFREGHLHGGLRDLKNTTADKRRSLCTILWNWKTNEDGSINCPPKNLGGCGDNILTLFSHHPFNWTKDLEASAKEIASTSNFTKSFNLDTSSCALCDENDKNGEKVEILIENKCLYFSITQDQDLEDKNLEHFTKHWVKGQPIIVKDVIKNDLELNWDPVFMFCMYLERSAKSRNAKESKLKICSDWCEVELGRQQIFMGGKTHANVWHEKLKFKVWLSSGFFQEHFPSHFASIMHALPLQEYINPVLGVLNLAANMPPESQKTDLGPFVYISYGRPEDVMGGDFLTKLCYHAYDMVNILVHATELPISEKKLNKVKILLDKYSQDHNETPKKNKTKNKVDEQCGKSSFSSEVTQQSEMEDNTNEELTQIPKVDPVDPCVFSDDDSSIGDSDDEDMFEEEFGSPRGNKEEIVDTRGAQWDVFRRQDVSKLVEFLRKYSKELNTSSCSPKKVVHPILDESFYLDAFHKKYLKEEFDVEPWTFEQRIGEAVIIPAGCPYQVKKIKSCVNVVLEFISPESASMGIKLSDEIRQLPVNHKAKGKMLEVKKMTIHSVNAAVEEIRKVSQAEISDKVEE; encoded by the exons ATGAAGGAAAATGGCGGTGGTGGCGATTCTTTGCCAGACGAGCAGAGGTGTAAAAGAAGCGACGGCAGGAAATGGCGGTGCGGGCGGCCGGTGATGGATGGGAGAACTCTCTGTGAGACGCATTTTCTTCAAGGTCGTCACCGTCAACATAAGGAACCGGTTCCTGAGAATTTGAAGCTGGAGAGACAAATAACCAACCGAAAATCCGAAGAAAAAAACCCTACTGAGAAGAGTGAAATTAGGGCTAATGGGAATGTGGATTCTTCCAATTTACCCAGAAAAAGGGGTAAAAGAAAGCTCCTTGATGAAGAAAACACAGGCGAGAGTCATGAAACCAGGCAAAAAGGAGTCGTGGGTAGCTCAAATCTGCATCGGAAACTACGTAAAAGAAACCAAAAAGAGGCAAAATCGAAATCATCCATGGATATTTCCGAAGATCTTGACGATGCTTTAAGAAAGATGAATTTGAAGAAGGGGGATTTGCAATTGGATTTGATTAGAGGGTGTCTCAATAGACAAATTGAGAAGAAAAAAGGGAAGCAACCACAAAAAGAGGATATAGTGAAAGAAGATATCGTGAAAGAATTAAAGTACGGAAGATTGGAAATTTCACAATCTTCACCATCAACAACACCCATCACAGTCAACAATGCAGCTCTTTTGAATGGCAAAATTGGGGTTTCTCCCTCAAGTTCCATGCCTACTAGGTTTTTTAGGTCAAAAAACATCGATAGAGTACCTATCGCCACAATGCAG ATTTTACCAAGTATAAAAGCTAATGTAAAAGCCGCTACAAAGAAGTGCCATTGGTGTAGGATGTGTAGCTATCGTGTTCTTGTCAAATGTTTGACTTGCAAAAAACAATTCTTTTGTGAAGATTGCATCCGTCAGAG GCTTCTTGATAAGGCAGATGTCAAGAAACAGTGCCCTGTTTGCCATGGAACTTGCAATTGCAAACTCTGTATAAGGGGAAAATCAAAAGAAGTGAAAAGTAAGGTTCAGGATCTTGTTGTTTATAGTGGTGAAGGGAAGTTTGACAAAGGTCAACAACATCTTTACATGATCCATTTGCTCCTTCCCTTGCTTGAACAAGTAAATCAAGAAAAGATTATTGAGTTGGATATTGAAGCTAAAATTAAAG GAGAAGATCAAAGTGAGCTACAAATACAGAATGCTATAGGCTCCCCAAAACAACGGTGTTG TGGTTTTTGCAAAGCTTGCATTGTGGATGTTCACAGAAGCTGTGGAAAATGCTCTTATATTCTTTGTTTACCTTGTTGTCAAGAATTTCGTGAGGGACATTTACATGGTGGACTTAGAGATCTTAAAAACACAACAGCAGATAAACGAAGATCTTTATGCACGATTTTATGGAATTGGAAAACTAATGAAGATGGAAGTATAAATTGTCCACCAAAGAATTTAGGTGGTTGTGGGGACAATATACTCACTTTATTCTCTCATCACCCGTTCAATTGGACTAAAGATCTTGAAGCATCTGCAAAAGAAATAGCTTCCacctcaaatttcacaaaaagtTTCAATCTTGACACTTCAAGTTGTGCACTATGTGATGAAAATGACAAAAACGGGGAAAAGGTTGAAATCTTGATTGAAAACAAGTGTTTGTATTTCTCGATTACTCAAGATCAAGATTTGGAGGACAAAAATCTTGAACATTTCACGAAGCATTGGGTCAAAGGTCAACCGATTATTGTTAAAGATGTCATCAAGAATGATTTGGAGTTGAATTGGGAtccggtttttatgttttgtatgTATCTTGAAAGAAGTGCAAAATCAAGAAATGCAAAAGaatcaaaattgaaaatttgttCAGATTGGTGTGAGGTGGAACTCGGTAGGCAGCAGATTTTCATGGGTGGGAAAACACACGCGAATGTGTGGCATGAGAAGTTGAAATTTAAAGTTTGGTTATCTTCAGGATTCTTTCAAGAACATTTCCCTAGTCATTTTGCTTCTATAATGCATGCTTTACCTCTTCAAGAGTATATTAATCCAGTGTTAGGGGTACTAAATTTGGCAGCAAATATGCCACCAGAAAGTCAAAAGACGGATTTGGGTCCGTTTGTTTATATTTCATATGGTAGACCCGAAGATGTTATGGGTGGTGATTTTTTAACAAAGTTGTGTTATCATGCATATGATATG gtTAATATTCTTGTGCATGCTACGGAGCTTCCAATATCCGAGAAAAAGCTGAATAAAGTAAAGATTTTGTTGGACAAGTATTCACAAGATCATAATGAGACTCCAAAGAAGAATAAAACCAAGAACAAAGTTGATGAACAATGTGGGAAATCATCATTTAGTAGTGAAGTAACTCAACAATCAGAGATGGAGGACAACACAAATGAAGAACTCACTCAAATACCCAAAGTTGACCCGGTTGACCCATGTGTGTTTTCTGATGATGATTCAAGCATTGGTGATTCGGATGATGAAGATATGTTTGAAGAAGAGTTTGGAAGTCCAAGGGGTAACAAAGAGGAAATTGTTGACACTCGTGGGGCCCAATGGGATGTTTTTCGTAGACAAGATGTTTCAAAGCTTGTTGAGTTTCTTAGAAAGTATTCCAAAGAGCTTAACACATCCTCTTGTTCACCCAAAAAG GTTGTTCATCCGATTCTTGATGAGAGCTTCTACTTGGATGCTTTCCATAAGAAGTATCTCAAGGAAGAATTTG ATGTGGAACCATGGACATTTGAGCAACGTATTGGTGAAGCTGTCATCATTCCAGCTGGATGCCCCTATCAAGTAAAGAAAATTAAG TCATGTGTTAATGTGGTTCTTGAATTCATCTCACCTGAAAGTGCATCCATGGGCATCAAGTTGAGTGATGAAATCCGTCAACTTCCAGTAAATCACAAAGCAAAAGGAAAAATGCTGGAG GTCAAGAAAATGACTATTCATAGTGTAAATGCTGCTGTTGAAGAAATCCGGAAAGTATCACAAGCAGA AATTAGTGACAAAGTAGAGGAGTAG